The following proteins are co-located in the Conyzicola lurida genome:
- a CDS encoding MFS transporter: protein MYISLSDRRDRTRASRRGEPATRVSATVITLGIVSMLTDISSESVASILPLYITGALGLSTIAYGFIDGLYQGVSAIVRIGGGWASDRTDHSKWVAFAGYALSAGTKIVLLVVNGFAAVATVIALDRLGKGIRTAPRDALITASSTTTNLGRSFGVHRMLDTIGAAVGPLLAFVILFLIPQGYHVVFVASLAFALLGVAILGLLVPGRRAAREGRERVAPRAPFRWRNLTDPRLRRLILAAGVLAVLTVGDGFVYLVLQDRSPFAAQWFPLLYVGTNVAFFLFAVPLGRVADRFGRARVFVLGHVALLAAYACAALPVGGAVVTVACLALLGAFYAATDGVLAALAGELAPEGSTASGIAAAQTVVAVGRLVGSTGFGVLWFAVGRESAVLIVAAALAVAIPVLFVLVRPLLRVQS, encoded by the coding sequence GTGTACATCTCGCTGTCCGACCGCCGCGACCGCACGCGCGCGTCCCGACGCGGGGAACCGGCCACGCGGGTATCGGCCACCGTCATCACGCTCGGCATCGTCAGCATGCTCACCGACATCTCGTCGGAGTCGGTCGCGTCGATCCTGCCGCTCTACATCACCGGGGCGCTCGGCCTCTCGACCATCGCCTACGGCTTCATCGACGGGCTCTACCAAGGGGTCAGCGCGATCGTGCGCATCGGTGGCGGCTGGGCGTCCGACCGCACCGACCACTCGAAGTGGGTCGCCTTCGCGGGCTACGCGCTGTCGGCGGGGACGAAGATCGTGCTGCTCGTTGTCAACGGGTTCGCGGCGGTCGCCACCGTGATCGCCCTCGACCGGCTGGGCAAGGGGATCCGCACCGCGCCGCGCGACGCGCTCATCACCGCGTCGTCGACGACGACGAATCTCGGACGGTCGTTCGGCGTACACCGCATGCTCGACACGATCGGCGCCGCCGTCGGACCGCTGCTCGCGTTCGTCATCCTGTTCCTCATTCCGCAGGGCTACCACGTGGTCTTCGTCGCGTCGCTGGCCTTCGCACTGCTCGGGGTCGCGATCCTCGGGCTGCTCGTGCCGGGCCGGCGTGCCGCGCGCGAGGGCCGGGAGAGGGTCGCCCCGCGTGCCCCGTTCCGCTGGCGCAACCTGACCGATCCGCGACTGCGCCGGCTGATCCTCGCCGCCGGGGTGCTCGCCGTGCTCACGGTCGGCGACGGGTTCGTCTACCTCGTGCTGCAGGACCGCAGCCCATTCGCCGCCCAGTGGTTCCCGCTGCTCTACGTGGGGACCAACGTGGCGTTCTTCCTGTTCGCCGTGCCGCTCGGCCGGGTGGCGGACCGCTTCGGCCGCGCCCGGGTGTTCGTGCTCGGCCACGTCGCGCTCCTCGCCGCCTACGCGTGCGCGGCGTTGCCCGTGGGCGGCGCGGTCGTCACGGTCGCCTGCCTCGCGCTGCTCGGCGCGTTCTATGCCGCGACCGACGGGGTGCTCGCGGCCCTCGCCGGGGAGCTCGCGCCGGAGGGCTCCACCGCGAGCGGCATCGCGGCCGCGCAGACCGTCGTCGCTGTCGGCCGGCTGGTCGGCTCGACCGGGTTCGGCGTGCTCTGGTTCGCCGTGGGGCGCGAGAGCGCGGTGCTGATCGTCGCCGCGGCGCTGGCTGTCGCCATTCCCGTGCTGTTCGTGCTGGTGCGGCCCCTCCTCCGGGTGCAGTCGTGA
- a CDS encoding PD40 domain-containing protein, with protein MNRRARLLVVAALAVVLLGGSAAVALVAASDTRSRSENLAAVQTAAFDARDDAGRIVFRDSTPDAGYGFVASVAADDPGGERTVTDVSCDRVYSATSATVCLRIERGILTTFSANLLDADGAVTSTWPLPGIPSRARLSPDGELAAFTSFVTGEGYATIGFSTATRIVTADGQDLGNLEEWQLLVDGEPNTAVDRNFWGVTFVPGDDDAFYATAATGGSTWLVRGSIADRTLTTVHKTAECPSISPDGTRVVYKKNVASATAPHWSLAVLDLDSGEETILPDDRSIDDQAEWLDDSTLLYALPSEAVGDSDVWSIRADGSAPSALFIAHASSPSVVRP; from the coding sequence GTGAACCGCCGCGCCCGGCTGCTCGTCGTCGCGGCGCTGGCCGTCGTGCTGCTCGGCGGTTCCGCGGCGGTCGCCCTGGTCGCCGCGTCGGACACGCGCTCCCGCTCCGAGAACCTGGCCGCGGTGCAGACGGCGGCCTTCGACGCGCGGGACGATGCGGGACGCATCGTCTTCCGCGATTCGACGCCCGACGCGGGCTACGGTTTCGTGGCGAGCGTCGCGGCGGACGACCCGGGCGGCGAGCGCACCGTGACCGACGTCTCGTGCGACCGGGTGTACTCCGCGACCAGTGCCACCGTGTGCCTGCGCATCGAACGCGGCATCCTCACCACATTCTCTGCCAACCTGCTCGATGCCGACGGTGCCGTCACCAGCACCTGGCCGCTCCCCGGCATCCCGAGCCGGGCGCGCCTCTCTCCCGACGGCGAGCTCGCCGCCTTCACGTCGTTCGTCACCGGCGAGGGGTACGCCACGATCGGTTTCTCGACCGCCACCCGCATCGTCACGGCCGACGGCCAGGACCTCGGCAACCTCGAGGAATGGCAACTGCTGGTCGACGGCGAACCGAACACCGCTGTCGACCGCAACTTCTGGGGAGTGACGTTCGTGCCGGGCGACGACGACGCCTTCTATGCGACCGCGGCGACGGGCGGCTCGACCTGGCTCGTGCGCGGGTCGATCGCCGACCGCACGCTGACCACCGTGCACAAGACGGCTGAGTGCCCGTCGATCTCCCCCGACGGCACCCGTGTCGTCTACAAGAAGAACGTGGCGAGCGCGACGGCCCCGCACTGGTCGCTCGCGGTGCTCGACCTCGACAGCGGCGAGGAGACGATCCTGCCGGACGACCGCTCGATCGACGACCAGGCAGAATGGCTCGACGATTCCACCCTGCTCTACGCCCTGCCGTCGGAAGCGGTCGGCGACAGCGACGTCTGGTCGATCCGGGCCGACGGCTCTGCGCCATCCGCTCTCTTCATCGCCCACGCGTCCTCTCCCTCGGTGGTGCGGCCGTGA